The proteins below come from a single Cervus canadensis isolate Bull #8, Minnesota chromosome 2, ASM1932006v1, whole genome shotgun sequence genomic window:
- the MRPL9 gene encoding 39S ribosomal protein L9, mitochondrial isoform X2 translates to MAAAAFAVPRGIQLRVFAERLLRGGVRELLRPRPLGSTPGSERDFSLSLSRGTVIVERWWKVPLAGEGRKPRLHRRHRVYKLVEDTKHRPKGSLELILTQSVDELGVRGDLVSVKKSVGRNRLLPEGLAVYASPENKKLFEEEKLLRQEGKLDKIQTKAGEATVKFLRSCHLEVGMKNNVKWELNPEIVARHFLRNVNGLDTVRVPMSVVNFERPKTKRYKYWLAQQAAKGMASTSFQKI, encoded by the exons ATGGCGGCAGCCGCTTTCGCCGTCCCGCGGGGAATTCAGCTGCGGGTGTTCGCTGAGCGGCTGCTGCGAGGAGGGGTCCGGGAGCTCCTCCGGCCGCGACCTTTAGGGAGCACCCCCGGCTCGGAGCGCGACTTCAGCCTGTCTCTCAGTCGG GGCACGGTCATCGTAGAGCGCTGGTGGAAAGTGCCGCTAGCGGGGGAAGGCCGGAAACCGCGCCTGCACCGGCGACACCGCGTCTACAAGCTCGTGGAAGATACGAAACACCGGCCCAAAGGCAGCCTGGAGCTCATCCTCACCCAGTCGGTGGACG AACTTGGAGTCCGAGGTGACCTGGTCTCGGTGAAAAAATCTGTGGGTCGTAATCGACTACTTCCTGAAGGACTGGCTGTGTATGCATCTCCTGAAAACAAGAAGCTGTTTGAAGAGGAGAAACTG CTGAGACAAGAAGGAAAACTAGACAAGATCCAGACCAAGGCAGGTGAGGCG ACAGTGAAATTTCTGAGGAGTTGTCACCTGGAGGTAGGAATGAAGAACAATGTCAAATGGGAGCTAAACCCTGAAATAGTTGCCCGCCACTTTCTCAGAAAT GTAAATGGACTTGACACTGTGAGGGTACCTATGTCCGTGGTGAACTTTGAGAGGCCCAAAACCAAAAGATATAAGTACTGGTTAGCCCAGCAGGCTGCCAAGGGAATGGCCTCCACCAGCTTCCAGAAGATCTGA
- the OAZ3 gene encoding LOW QUALITY PROTEIN: ornithine decarboxylase antizyme 3 (The sequence of the model RefSeq protein was modified relative to this genomic sequence to represent the inferred CDS: deleted 1 base in 1 codon): MLPCCRSITTYKEEEDLTLRPRCCLQCSESLVGLQGGRRTQQGDQDQLKELYSAGNLTVLSTDPLLHKDPVQLDFHFRLTPQTSAHWHGLLCDHRLFLDIPYRALDQGSRESLTAALEYVEEKTDVDSVFVNFQNNRNDRGALLRAFSYMGFEVVRPDHPALPPWDNVIFMVYPLERDVGHLPSEPP, translated from the exons ATGCTGCCTTGCTGTAGAAG CATCACCACTTATAAGGAAGAGGAGGACTTGACACTCCGGCCCCGTTGCTGTCTTCAGTGCTCC GAGTCCCTGGTAGGTCTTCAGGGGGGCAGACGCACCCAGCAGGGTGATCAGGACCAGCTTAAGGAATTATATTCG GCTGGGAACCTGACGGTGCTGTCTACTGACCCCCTGCTTCACAAGGACCCAGTGCAGTTAGACTTCCACTTCCGCCTCACCCCCCAGACCTCTGCCCACTGGCACGGCCTTCTATGCGACCATAGGCTCTTCCTGGACATCCCGTATCGGGCCTTGGATCAAGGCAGCCGGGAAAG TTTGACCGCAGCACTGGAGTATGTGGAGGAGAAGACCGATGTGGATTCTGTGTTTGTAAACTTCCAAAACAACCGGAATGACAGAG GTGCTCTGCTACGCGCCTTCAGCTACATGGGCTTTGAGGTGGTCAGACCAGACCACCCAGCCCTTCCTCCCTGGGACAATGTCATCTTTATGGTGTATCCCCTTGAAAGGGATGTTGGCCACTTGCCCAGTGAACCTCCCTGA
- the MRPL9 gene encoding 39S ribosomal protein L9, mitochondrial isoform X1: MAAAAFAVPRGIQLRVFAERLLRGGVRELLRPRPLGSTPGSERDFSLSLSRGTVIVERWWKVPLAGEGRKPRLHRRHRVYKLVEDTKHRPKGSLELILTQSVDELGVRGDLVSVKKSVGRNRLLPEGLAVYASPENKKLFEEEKLLRQEGKLDKIQTKAGEATVKFLRSCHLEVGMKNNVKWELNPEIVARHFLRNLGVVVAPHALQLPEEPITRRGEYWCEVTVNGLDTVRVPMSVVNFERPKTKRYKYWLAQQAAKGMASTSFQKI; encoded by the exons ATGGCGGCAGCCGCTTTCGCCGTCCCGCGGGGAATTCAGCTGCGGGTGTTCGCTGAGCGGCTGCTGCGAGGAGGGGTCCGGGAGCTCCTCCGGCCGCGACCTTTAGGGAGCACCCCCGGCTCGGAGCGCGACTTCAGCCTGTCTCTCAGTCGG GGCACGGTCATCGTAGAGCGCTGGTGGAAAGTGCCGCTAGCGGGGGAAGGCCGGAAACCGCGCCTGCACCGGCGACACCGCGTCTACAAGCTCGTGGAAGATACGAAACACCGGCCCAAAGGCAGCCTGGAGCTCATCCTCACCCAGTCGGTGGACG AACTTGGAGTCCGAGGTGACCTGGTCTCGGTGAAAAAATCTGTGGGTCGTAATCGACTACTTCCTGAAGGACTGGCTGTGTATGCATCTCCTGAAAACAAGAAGCTGTTTGAAGAGGAGAAACTG CTGAGACAAGAAGGAAAACTAGACAAGATCCAGACCAAGGCAGGTGAGGCG ACAGTGAAATTTCTGAGGAGTTGTCACCTGGAGGTAGGAATGAAGAACAATGTCAAATGGGAGCTAAACCCTGAAATAGTTGCCCGCCACTTTCTCAGAAAT CTTGGCGTTGTGGTTGCCCCACATGCGTTACAGTTGCCCGAAGAGCCCATCACCCGGAGGGGTGAATACTGGTGCGAGGTGACG GTAAATGGACTTGACACTGTGAGGGTACCTATGTCCGTGGTGAACTTTGAGAGGCCCAAAACCAAAAGATATAAGTACTGGTTAGCCCAGCAGGCTGCCAAGGGAATGGCCTCCACCAGCTTCCAGAAGATCTGA